The DNA segment TTCAGTGTAGTTCTGCAGGCCATACTCGCCAAGCTCACGCCCGTTCCCTGACATCTTGTaacctccaaatggtgcctgaGCTCCGAAAACGTTATAGCAGTTGATCCTAGGTGAGAGAAAACATAGTTTGACAACCAAGATGCTACGAGACATGACCAGGGTAGAGCTCAGACTGTGCCAGCATAGCCCTACCATACTGTGCCCGTGCGGAGGCCACTGGAAATGTAATGGGCTTTGTCGATGTCCTTGGTGAAGACGGCAGAAGCCAGGCCATACATGGTGTCATTGGCACGCTCTACCACTTCCTCCAGATTCTTAAACTTCAGTATCTGCATAACTGGACCAAAGATCTACAGGAACCATAACACACAGATGAGAAAAATAAAAATCGCCTTGACCCAGATGTTTCAATGTTCTCAAactttcttttaacccttgtgttatcttcgggtcattctgacccatcagtcattgtgacccaccgtcgtattgcgacaaatttacctcatacaaaaacaaagtgaagcattttcttttaactgtcgggctgtctcagaccccccacattggaatggttaaaagaaaattatttttatttgtttttgtattgggtaaaattgggtaaacacaacgatggttcgttatgaacctttgggtcatgtgacccgaaggcagcacaagggttaaacgcaTCTTTTAGACTGTAGCTAGACTGGCCATGATCCCATTTAGGAGTGAAACAATGTTCATCtcacaaattatttattttgtggGAGAAGGGAATTCAGCCTATTCCCTCTGCACCACAAAAGGCACACAAAGTGAGAATGGACTATGAGGTAGCTCCAAGAGTCAGCATGGCCAATATCCAGACACTGCCACTCAGAACCTAGTGTTTGTCTCCCTGTGTTTTTTAATAATTGTGTTATGTCTGCAGAGTTGAATGTATCTCTGTTTTTAAGCTCTTGGTACATAACGAATTCCCCTCGGGGcaataaaatgttttcattcattctttGGAGGGAATTTGAGGATCGCACCTCCTCACGGGCGATAGTCATGTTGTCCTGGACATCTCCAAATATGGTTGGCTGGATGAAGTAACCGCGGTCGGCTGctgcaccccctccacacatgaGCTTGGCTCCCTCCTTCTTCCCACTACTGATGTAGCCCAGAATCTTCTGGAACTGGTCCTCATCTACCTGGAAtatgtgtgtacatttacatttagcacagATGTGTGTACAGATTGTgttcatgtaaaataaacagggGACAAGTCAGAACTAGTTATGCAATGTCCAGGTGAGTCTACATCATCAAATACTCATTGTGAACGCATCGCAGACCTGGGGTCCCTGGTCAGTCGTAAGATTGAAGGGGTCTCCCACCACTCTCTTCTTGGCAAGCTCCACGCTGCGCTCCACAAACTCGTCGTAAATGGATTCCTGCACGTAGGTTCTAGAGCCGGCACAGCAGCACTGGCCCTGGTTGAAGAACAGGGCGAAGTGGGACTGCGCTACAGCCTCctccactgcaaacacacacacacatcaagcacTGAATCTCTCAGGGAAAACAAAGGAAAGAAGGATAAGAGGAGGTATACTGACTGTTGGCATCAGACAAGATGATATTGGGACTTTTCCCTCCGAGCTCAAGGGTGACCTTTTTTAGGTTGCTGCTGGCTGACGCCTTCTGGATTAAGTGGCCCACCTGGCACACAAGCAGAGACAAAGACGGAGATATAGAAACAGGAGAGTCGTAAAAAGACAAGAAGAACGGGGAGACCAAGAGACAGTCAAAACGGTGCCAGAGCGCTTCTCCTTCAGACGGATCCTATGCTTTGCGTCAGTTCAAGTCACCTCGGTGGAGCCGGTAAAGGCTACTTTGTCAACCTCCATGTGACCAGCAATGGCGGCACCTGCTGAGGGACCCATTCCTGGCAGGATGTTGACCACACCTGGTGGGAAGCccacctaaaacacacacacacacaagttgatAAGACTCAatatggagggatggggtgtaCATGTATTGtggacattacatttacatttagtcatttagcagacgctcttatccagaacgacttacagtaagtacagggacattccccccgaggcaagtagggtgaagtgccttgcccaaggacacaacgtcagttggcatgaccaggaatcgaactggcaacctttggattactagcccgattccctcaccgctcagccacctgactcccagtgtgGACAGTGTGGGGGTGCAGTGCGTGTTGAACCACTTACCTCTTTGATGAGACTGGCTACATACAAGGCAGTGAGGGGCGTCTGTTCTGCAACTTTCATCACCACGGTGTTGCCTGTTGCTAGGGCGGGGCCGAGCTTCCAGGCCTGCATTAGCAAAGGGAAGTTCCACTGGGGGGCGGTgcaggggcatggagggggaaAGGTATGAGATGAGGTCAGTCCAAAACAAGTATGGCCACCCTCCCGTTAACAACTAGCTCCCTGTAATTGTCTGCATGCGTTCCCAATAAAAGAAAGTAAACTACGTTGTTGGGCACTAATCACAAAATGAGCCGAAAGTTCTACTAGATGAGAATAACACACAGAAATAGGTACGCGCACACGCCTTCAGACTCTCCCTCTATTTATACAACACAGCCTTGCTTGTTGACGACAAGGTTTTCTAAGCAGTCTAGTATAGAGTAGTGTAGCATTATATGacaccccttctccccccttctcccccccagagatgggccagaagCCAAACCCCTCCTGCTGGACTGGAGAGGGACATTGCAGAAGTTCCTTACCAGTCCTAGTTGTGTAACAGATCCTTCAAACAATACAAATTTTGCAAGATGTTTTCACTTGATCACTGGCATGCATGTataaagattaaaaaaatgtCATAGACTGTGCCATTCAATattattaaattaaattaatattGCAACCTTACAGCTACCTTCCACTAATGTATGCAAGGATGCATTACACTACTGCCGTTGCACATTGGGATAGACATGGATACCTACAGTTAAGTTTTGATACTGGTTTGCTACCTCAAACCATTGACTTTATGGAATTCAGGCAATTTTCCATACTGTCCAACTATCCCCCCCACCAACTCACTGGGATAATCTGGCCACACACTCC comes from the Osmerus eperlanus chromosome 7, fOsmEpe2.1, whole genome shotgun sequence genome and includes:
- the LOC134023437 gene encoding aldehyde dehydrogenase, mitochondrial-like; translated protein: MLRAALSRTLPQISGISSCRYSAAAIPAPNAQPEVQYNKLFINNEWQDAASGRAFPTINPSTGEVICQVAEADKVDVDKAVKAAKDAFRLGSPWRRMDASHRGLLLNRLADAIERHTAYLAELETLDNGKPYAISYCVDVPMVVKCLRYYAGWADKCEGKTIPIDGDYFSYTRHEPVGVCGQIIPWNFPLLMQAWKLGPALATGNTVVMKVAEQTPLTALYVASLIKEVGFPPGVVNILPGMGPSAGAAIAGHMEVDKVAFTGSTEVGHLIQKASASSNLKKVTLELGGKSPNIILSDANMEEAVAQSHFALFFNQGQCCCAGSRTYVQESIYDEFVERSVELAKKRVVGDPFNLTTDQGPQVDEDQFQKILGYISSGKKEGAKLMCGGGAAADRGYFIQPTIFGDVQDNMTIAREEIFGPVMQILKFKNLEEVVERANDTMYGLASAVFTKDIDKAHYISSGLRTGTVWINCYNVFGAQAPFGGYKMSGNGRELGEYGLQNYTEVKTVTIKVPQKNS